A DNA window from Limanda limanda chromosome 6, fLimLim1.1, whole genome shotgun sequence contains the following coding sequences:
- the traf4a gene encoding TNF receptor-associated factor 4a: MPGFDYKFLEKPKRRFQCPLCSKAMREPVQVSTCGHRFCDTCLQEFLSEGVFKCPEDQLPLDYAKIYPDPELEQQILALPIRCIHSEEGCRWTGQMKQLQGHFSTCAFNVIPCPNRCSVKLTRRDLPDHLQHDCPKRKVKCEFCGSEFTGEAYENHTGVCPQESVYCENKCGARMMRRLLSQHSLAECPKRTQPCKYCGKEFVFDTIQNHQYHCPRFPVQCPNQCGTPNIAREDLANHVKDNCGSALVLCPFKDAGCKHRCPKLAIGRHLEDTTKAHLTMMCNLVGRQRQEILELRREMEELSVSHDGVLIWKLSDYSRKLQEAKIRSNHEFFSPPFYTHRYGYKLQVSAFLNGNGSGEGSHLSVYIRVLPGEYDSLLEWPFSYKVTFSIMDQSDPSLSKPQHITETFNPDPNWKNFQKPSSTRNSLDESTLGFGYPKFISHEEIKKRNYVRDNCIFIKASIEIPQKIMA, translated from the exons TGAGGGTGTGTTCAAGTGTCCAGAGGATCAGCTACCGCTGGACTATGCCAAG ATCTACCCGGATCCAGAGCTAGAGCAGCAGATCCTGGCTCTGCCTATCCGGTGCATCCACAGTGAGGAAGGCTGCCGCTGGACCGGCCagatgaagcagctgcag GGCCACTTCTCCACCTGCGCCTTCAATGTGATTCCCTGCCCCAACCGCTGCTCCGTCAAGCTGACGCGCCGCGACCTGCCCGACCACCTGCAGCACGACTGCCCCAAGCGCAAGGTCAAGTGCGAGTTCTGTGGCAGCGAGTTTACCGGGGAAGCCTACGAG AACCACAcaggtgtgtgtcctcaggagAGCGTTTACTGTGAGAACAAGTGCGGGGCGAGGATGATGCGTCGGCTGCTGTCCCAGCACAGCCTGGCCGAGTGTCCCAAACGCACGCAGCCCTGCAAGTACTGTGGCAAGgagtttgtctttgacacaatcCAG AACCACCAGTACCACTGCCCTCGGTTTCCTGTCCAGTGCCCAAACCAGTGCGGGACACCCAACATCGCCCGAGAGGACCTGGCCAATCACGTGAAGGACAACTGCGGCAGTGCACTCGTCCTCTGCCCCTTCAAAGACGCCGGCTGCAAACACAGG TGCCCCAAACTGGCCATCGGTCGTCATCTGGAAGACACCACTAAGGCTCACCTGACTATGATGTGTAACCTGGTGGGTCGCCAGCGGCAGGAGATCCTGGAGCTGCGAAGGGAGATGGAGGAGCTTTCCGTCAGTCACGATGGCGTCCTCATCTGGAAACTCAGCGACTACTCACGCAAGCTTCAGGAGGCCAAAATCCGAAGCAACCATGAGTTCTTCAGCCCGCCCTTCTACACTCACCGGTACGGCTACAAGCTGCAGGTGTCTGCGTTCCTGAACGGTAACGGCAGCGGCGAGGGCTCCCACCTCTCCGTCTACATCCGCGTGCTGCCCGGAGAGTACGACAGCCTGCTGGAGTGGCCCTTCTCCTACAAGGTGACTTTCTCCATCATGGACCAGAGCGACCCATCGCTCTCCAAACCCCAGCACATCACCGAGACCttcaaccctgaccccaactgGAAGAACTTCCAGAAACCCAGCAGCACCCGCAACTCGCTGGACGAGAGCACCCTGGGCTTCGGCTACCCCAAGTTCATCTCGCACGAAGAGATCAAGAAGAGGAACTACGTCCGAGACAACTGCATCTTCATCAAGGCTTCGATAGAGATCCCCCAGAAGATAATGGCTTAA